The following proteins are co-located in the Camelina sativa cultivar DH55 chromosome 12, Cs, whole genome shotgun sequence genome:
- the LOC104730657 gene encoding zinc finger protein CONSTANS-LIKE 4-like, giving the protein MGKKCDLCSGVAKMYCESDEASLCWDCDGKVHGANFLVAKHTRCLLCTACQSLTSWKASGLRLGPTFSVCDSCLALKNAAAGGRNRISPENRDQNEEVNSFDSEEDQIRDDDAESYDDEDEEYSDDDEDEGDVDDDDEEAENQVVPWSAAAAAAAQPPPVMCSSSSSDGGLVTKRIRTMENSDLLCSDDEIGSSSAVQESRPLKRPVVNSIVRMNSADTSASSSSSSLIFAIGKSKSRRDLSR; this is encoded by the exons ATGGGGAAGAAGTGTGATTTATGTAGCGGTGTAGCAAAAATGTATTGCGAGTCAGATGAAGCTAGTTTATGTTGGGACTGCGACGGTAAAGTTCACGGCGCTAATTTCTTGGTAGCTAAGCACACTCGCTGTCTTCTCTGCACCGCTTGTCAGTCTCTCACCTCATGGAAAGCTTCAGGGCTTCGTCTCGGTCCTACCTTCTCCGTCTGCGACTCTTGCCTCGCTCTTAAAAACGCTGCCGCCGGAGGCAGGAACAGGATCTCTCCGGAGAATCGAGATCAGAATGAGGAGGTTAATAGTTTCGACTCCGAAGAGGATCAGATCAGAGACGATGACGCTGAATCTTacgatgatgaggatgaagagtacagtgatgatgatgaggatgaaggtgatgttgacgatgatgatgaagaagctgaGAATCAAGTTGTTCCGTGGTctgcggcggcggcggcggcggcacAACCACCTCCGGTGAtgtgttcttcatcatcttctgatGGAGGTTTGGTGACGAAGAGGATAAGGACGATGGAGAATTCAGATCTTCTCTGCTCCGAT GATGAGATCGGAAGCTCTTCAGCAGTACAAGAATCACGGCCGTTGAAGCGACCGGTGGTTAATTCTATCGTGAGAATGAACAGCGCTGATACATctgcttcatcgtcttcttcttctttgatctttgCTATCGGTAAAAGTAAATCCAGGAGAGATCTCAGCCGTtga